Proteins from one Catenuloplanes atrovinosus genomic window:
- a CDS encoding UbiA family prenyltransferase, with translation MALRGFFRAAHPEPGLAVTAVTALLAAGAGHSLAGGALVTATVLASQAAVGWSNDWLDATRDRTVGRADKPVATGAVSRTAVGVAALVSALAVPALGLLTTLPAAACITLALVSALLYNAPLKRTPLSVLPYVVSFGALPAFVVLALPGAPAPPPWLVVAGGLIGGGAHFANVLPDLEDDLTTGVRGLPHRLGATASRIAAAALLLGATVTLAFGPPGPPSWVGTAAVVVAAVTLPAGWLAGRAAAARGRRSHAAFRSVIAVALIDVILLVVGGSVG, from the coding sequence ATGGCCCTCCGAGGTTTCTTCCGCGCCGCCCACCCCGAGCCCGGGCTCGCCGTCACCGCGGTCACCGCGTTGCTGGCGGCCGGCGCCGGGCACTCGCTCGCCGGCGGTGCGCTGGTCACCGCCACCGTGCTGGCCAGCCAGGCCGCGGTGGGCTGGAGCAACGACTGGCTCGACGCGACGCGGGACCGGACCGTGGGACGCGCGGACAAGCCGGTCGCCACCGGCGCGGTGAGCCGCACCGCGGTGGGCGTGGCGGCGCTGGTGTCCGCGCTGGCCGTACCCGCGCTGGGTCTTCTGACCACGCTGCCGGCCGCGGCCTGCATCACGCTGGCGCTGGTCTCGGCCCTGCTCTACAACGCGCCGCTGAAGCGGACGCCGCTGTCCGTGCTGCCCTATGTGGTCTCGTTCGGCGCGCTGCCCGCGTTCGTGGTGCTGGCGCTGCCCGGCGCGCCCGCGCCGCCGCCGTGGCTGGTCGTGGCCGGTGGGCTGATCGGCGGCGGTGCGCACTTCGCCAACGTGCTGCCCGATCTGGAGGACGACCTGACCACCGGGGTACGGGGCCTGCCGCACCGGCTCGGCGCGACCGCGTCCCGGATCGCCGCGGCCGCGCTGCTGCTCGGCGCCACCGTGACGCTCGCGTTCGGACCGCCCGGCCCGCCGTCCTGGGTGGGCACGGCCGCGGTGGTGGTGGCCGCCGTGACGCTGCCCGCGGGCTGGCTGGCCGGACGCGCCGCCGCCGCGCGTGGGCGCCGCTCGCACGCCGCGTTCCGGTCCGTCATCGCGGTCGCGCTGATCGACGTGATTCTGCTGGTCGTCGGCGGTTCGGTGGGGTGA
- a CDS encoding methyltransferase domain-containing protein, giving the protein MSPPRTAARNDPRQYDVLAGEWWRPGGLFELLHWLAAARATLIPPASRDGALLIDVGCGAGLLAPHLDGYGYRHVGVDLGAAALAQAAARGVLPVRADAARLPFPDAVADVVVAGELLEHVPDLAATVAELCRVLRPGGLLVLDTLNDTFLSRLVTITIAEFLVPRARGIHDPRFYVDPARLTALCATHGVRLRIRGIRPGLPALAGWLLGRRPPVRAPRMRPIRSTAVAYQGLGRKEW; this is encoded by the coding sequence ATGAGCCCGCCCCGGACAGCGGCGCGCAACGACCCCCGGCAGTACGACGTACTCGCCGGGGAGTGGTGGCGTCCGGGCGGTCTCTTCGAGCTGCTGCACTGGCTGGCCGCGGCGCGGGCCACGCTGATCCCGCCGGCGTCGCGGGACGGCGCGCTGCTGATCGACGTGGGCTGCGGCGCCGGCCTGCTCGCCCCGCACCTGGACGGGTACGGCTACCGGCACGTCGGCGTGGACCTCGGCGCGGCCGCGCTCGCCCAGGCCGCCGCGCGGGGCGTGCTCCCGGTCCGGGCGGACGCGGCCCGGCTGCCGTTCCCGGACGCGGTCGCGGACGTGGTGGTCGCGGGCGAGCTGCTGGAGCACGTGCCGGACCTGGCCGCCACGGTCGCGGAGCTGTGCCGGGTGCTGCGCCCGGGCGGCCTGCTGGTGCTGGACACGCTGAACGACACGTTCCTGAGCCGGCTGGTCACCATCACCATCGCCGAGTTCCTGGTGCCGCGGGCGCGCGGCATCCACGACCCGCGCTTCTATGTGGATCCCGCGCGGCTCACTGCGCTCTGCGCCACACACGGTGTACGGCTGCGAATCCGGGGTATCCGACCGGGCCTGCCCGCGCTCGCCGGCTGGCTGCTTGGCCGCCGGCCGCCGGTCCGTGCCCCCCGCATGCGCCCGATCAGGTCGACCGCCGTTGCCTACCAGGGATTGGGGCGAAAAGAGTGGTGA
- a CDS encoding type III polyketide synthase, translating to MGVALPPSANQDELWTGYFAAHYQGRVAAIAEQIFANSGVRTRQAAVNPMTEDVSGWSTEQRMRRYQEEALPLGKEAVERALTSSGLDAADVGLFAVCSCTGYATPGLDILLARDLGMSPRTQRLFVGHMGCYAALPGLGAVSDFVTARGRPALLLCAELPSLHIQPPAARLETQQVVSHALFGDAAVAVVLRPEERNLRGYAVREVAAVTDPTTADHMSWQVTDLGFRMGLSARVPQVLSRHVRPMVDDLLSVHGLTVADVDGWAVHPGGPRILDTVERQLELEPSALAASREVLATYGNCSSPTVLLILDALRRRPEPPRRVLALAFGPGLTLYAVLLELA from the coding sequence ATGGGCGTGGCGCTGCCGCCGTCCGCCAATCAGGACGAGCTGTGGACCGGTTACTTCGCCGCGCACTACCAGGGCCGGGTCGCCGCGATCGCGGAACAGATCTTCGCCAACTCCGGCGTGCGTACCCGTCAGGCCGCGGTCAACCCGATGACCGAGGACGTCTCCGGCTGGTCGACCGAGCAGCGCATGCGCCGCTACCAGGAGGAGGCGCTGCCGCTCGGCAAGGAGGCGGTCGAACGCGCGCTCACCTCGTCCGGACTGGACGCCGCGGACGTCGGCCTCTTCGCGGTCTGCTCCTGCACCGGGTACGCCACGCCGGGCCTGGACATCCTGCTCGCCCGCGACCTGGGCATGTCACCGCGCACGCAGCGGCTGTTCGTCGGCCACATGGGCTGCTACGCCGCGCTCCCCGGGCTCGGCGCGGTCTCCGACTTCGTGACCGCGCGCGGCCGCCCGGCGCTGCTGCTCTGCGCGGAACTGCCCAGCCTGCACATCCAGCCGCCCGCGGCCCGGCTGGAGACGCAGCAGGTGGTCTCGCACGCGCTCTTCGGCGACGCGGCCGTGGCCGTGGTGCTGCGGCCGGAGGAGCGGAACCTGCGTGGGTACGCCGTGCGCGAGGTCGCCGCCGTGACCGACCCGACGACCGCGGACCACATGTCGTGGCAGGTCACCGACCTGGGTTTCCGGATGGGCCTGTCCGCCCGGGTGCCGCAGGTGCTGTCCCGGCACGTCCGCCCGATGGTCGACGACCTGCTCTCCGTCCACGGCCTGACCGTCGCGGACGTGGACGGCTGGGCCGTGCACCCGGGCGGCCCGCGCATCCTGGACACGGTGGAGCGGCAACTGGAGCTGGAACCGTCCGCACTGGCCGCGTCGCGTGAGGTGCTGGCCACGTACGGCAACTGTTCCTCGCCGACCGTGTTGCTGATCCTGGACGCGCTCCGCCGCCGCCCCGAGCCGCCGCGCCGGGTGCTGGCGCTCGCGTTCGGCCCGGGCCTGACGCTCTACGCCGTGCTCCTGGAACTGGCCTAG
- a CDS encoding alpha/beta fold hydrolase → MKSIAFAVSGTTTPQTLGEAMFRHFKTSAVLAMVAVAAAGAAIAGQATPAGAAVAGQATPAERSIDVGGKSVHVSCSGVQQKHRPVVVLMAGLGDGTDRMAALQQALSRSNRVCSYDRLGEGRSDQPDRPQTIDSTGAVLTKVIGTVSGGRPVVLAGHSLGGLIAARYAPDHKREVSGVVLMDATSPTMMADVERAIPESATGFGAELRAQTLAVFRGENPERLVIGDGPVRSAGDIPVEVVQHGKPYLAEVPEYGAALEQAWGAGQRAWLGLSCRADFRTAANSGHYIYLDEPEVAVQAVQRVVTKASRR, encoded by the coding sequence ATGAAGTCCATAGCGTTTGCGGTGTCAGGAACGACAACACCGCAAACGCTGGGAGAAGCGATGTTCCGCCACTTCAAGACCTCCGCTGTGCTCGCCATGGTCGCCGTCGCCGCCGCCGGTGCCGCGATCGCCGGTCAGGCCACACCCGCCGGGGCCGCGGTCGCCGGTCAGGCCACACCCGCCGAGAGGTCGATCGACGTCGGCGGCAAGTCGGTTCACGTGTCCTGCTCCGGTGTGCAGCAGAAGCACAGGCCGGTCGTCGTCCTGATGGCGGGTCTCGGTGACGGTACGGACCGGATGGCGGCGTTGCAGCAGGCGTTGAGCCGGTCGAACCGGGTGTGCTCCTACGACCGCCTCGGTGAGGGGCGCAGCGACCAGCCCGACCGGCCCCAGACCATCGACAGCACCGGTGCGGTGTTGACCAAGGTGATCGGGACGGTGTCCGGTGGCAGGCCGGTCGTGCTGGCCGGGCACTCGCTGGGCGGGCTGATCGCCGCGCGTTACGCGCCGGACCACAAGCGTGAGGTCTCGGGGGTCGTGCTGATGGACGCCACCTCACCGACGATGATGGCCGACGTCGAGCGGGCGATTCCGGAGTCAGCCACCGGCTTCGGGGCGGAGCTGCGGGCGCAGACGCTGGCCGTGTTCCGCGGGGAGAACCCGGAGCGGCTGGTGATCGGTGACGGGCCGGTGCGGTCCGCGGGGGACATCCCCGTCGAGGTCGTCCAGCACGGCAAGCCCTACCTCGCTGAGGTGCCGGAGTACGGGGCCGCCCTGGAGCAGGCGTGGGGAGCGGGGCAGCGTGCGTGGCTCGGGCTGTCGTGCCGCGCCGACTTCCGCACCGCCGCCAATAGTGGTCACTACATCTACCTCGACGAGCCCGAGGTCGCCGTGCAGGCGGTGCAGCGCGTGGTGACGAAGGCCTCGCGCAGGTAG